One genomic region from Prunus persica cultivar Lovell chromosome G3, Prunus_persica_NCBIv2, whole genome shotgun sequence encodes:
- the LOC109948179 gene encoding uncharacterized protein LOC109948179 isoform X2 codes for MDQRLKELEIQVRSLVSGQQQILDKFSELSYTRNSQTIRDHEDDANGGRHCSTNKNTKGTNSSGLQPSYHPSLHMEGECEKAYKSVFIVAQHFGRLYEGVLYEVKIEQGSGAIIRGGPGRALVGEEDRPPLLNPVNKIFGESDMVKPYSCRLVALRFNGLSKLYMLLTARDVLRHSLRSTTTAPTKPDLKGRIFDIETKSFYTFTHPKSFNRRSTLMSAYNKLYHLGIADSWSLNNPRVAFERYDPCNDCWEPLPSVPFGLYKGRGGMAGYAVCGNNILLSSSAGRSFIAFNVKEKKWYPVLAKGSFSFRGRAVVVGNTIYCLLSLHHGKVAKFSFDPSTYSISGTQRLFGLEYNKKHTYNGYFEQCSEYMVHLGNLDFCLVQSGTDSNCCGRQPIWITTFQIVSEGGKSSINTLHSTVYDVDLNGAHKFLIGFSFTPDCKDKEPKGEETKVKLIHGPLEKRCKRKGHCKLGIKRGIGCNDWAISKHKNEFRVTENVRKEIP; via the exons ATGGATCAAAGATTGAAAGAGCTTGAGATTCAAGTCCGCTCTCTTGTTTCTGGTCAACAACAAATTTTGGACAAGTTTTCTGAGCTCTCTTATACGCGCAACTCTCAAACTATCCGTGATCACGAGGATGATGCTAATGGCGGACGGCACTGCAGCACCAACAAGAATACGAAAGGGACCAATTCGAGTGGATTGCAGCCATCCTACCATCCAAG CTTGCACATGGAAGGGGAGTGTGAGAAGGCCTATAAATCTGTGTTCATAGTGGCACAACATTTTGGAAGACTATATGAAGGTGTGTTATATGAAGTAAAAATTGAACAAGGATCAGGAGCAATTATAAGGGGAGGACCAGGCAGAGCACTCGTGGGTGAAGAAGATCGACCCCCATTGCTTAATCCTGTAAACAAGATCTTTGGTGAGAGCGATATGGTTAAGCCGTACAGTTGTCGTTTGGTGGCTCTGAGGTTCAATGGATTGTCCAAGTTATATATGTTGTTAACTGCTCGCGATGTCCTTAGGCACAGCCTTAGGTCCACCACCACTGCCCCCACGAAACCGGACTTGAAGGGACGTATTTTCGACATAGAGACCAAGTCATTCTATACATTTACGCACCCCAAATCATTTAACCGAAGGTCAACTTTGATGTCTGCGTATAACAAGCTTTATCATCTTGGAATTGCAGATTCTTGGTCCCTAAATAATCCAAGGGTAGCCTTTGAGCGGTATGATCCCTGCAATGACTGTTGGGAGCCCCTGCCATCTGTTCCCTTTGGACTCTATAAGGGCAGAGGAGGGATGGCTGGTTATGCTGTTTGCGGAAATAATATTTTGCTCTCATCGAGTGCCGGCAGGAGTTTCATTGCTTTTAAtgtgaaggaaaagaaatggtATCCTGTCTTAGCTAAGGGGTCTTTTTCTTTCCGCGGGAGGGCTGTGGTTGTAGGCAATACCATCTATTGTTTATTATCCCTCCATCATGGGAAGGTTGCAAAGTTTTCCTTTGATCCTAGTACGTATTCTATAAGCGGAACGCAGCGACTTTTTGGTTTGGAATACAACAAAAAGCATACGTACAACGGATATTTTGAACAGTGCTCAGAGTATATGGTTCATCTAGGGAACTTGGATTTTTGTCTTGTCCAGAGTGGCACTGACAGCAATTGTTGTGGTCGTCAACCCATTTGGATCACCACGTTCCAAATTGTCTCTGAAGGAGGAAAAAGCTCTATCAACACCTTGCATTCAACTGTTTATGATGTGGACCTAAATGGCGCGCACAAATTCTTAATTGGTTTCAGCTTCACTCC AGATTGCAAGGATAAAGAACCCAAAGGAGAAGAAACTAAGGTGAAACTAATACAT GGACCACTGGAAAAGAGATGCAAACGGAAAGGACACTGCAAGCTCGGGATCAAGCGTGGGATCGGATGCAATGATTGGGCCATCTCGAAGCATAAAAACGAGTTTCGTGTTACTGAAAATGTTAGGAAAGAAATCCCTTAA
- the LOC109948179 gene encoding uncharacterized protein LOC109948179 isoform X1, protein MDQRLKELEIQVRSLVSGQQQILDKFSELSYTRNSQTIRDHEDDANGGRHCSTNKNTKGTNSSGLQPSYHPSLHMEGECEKAYKSVFIVAQHFGRLYEGVLYEVKIEQGSGAIIRGGPGRALVGEEDRPPLLNPVNKIFGESDMVKPYSCRLVALRFNGLSKLYMLLTARDVLRHSLRSTTTAPTKPDLKGRIFDIETKSFYTFTHPKSFNRRSTLMSAYNKLYHLGIADSWSLNNPRVAFERYDPCNDCWEPLPSVPFGLYKGRGGMAGYAVCGNNILLSSSAGRSFIAFNVKEKKWYPVLAKGSFSFRGRAVVVGNTIYCLLSLHHGKVAKFSFDPSTYSISGTQRLFGLEYNKKHTYNGYFEQCSEYMVHLGNLDFCLVQSGTDSNCCGRQPIWITTFQIVSEGGKSSINTLHSTVYDVDLNGAHKFLIGFSFTPDCKDKEPKGEETKVKLIHGVSQGPLEKRCKRKGHCKLGIKRGIGCNDWAISKHKNEFRVTENVRKEIP, encoded by the exons ATGGATCAAAGATTGAAAGAGCTTGAGATTCAAGTCCGCTCTCTTGTTTCTGGTCAACAACAAATTTTGGACAAGTTTTCTGAGCTCTCTTATACGCGCAACTCTCAAACTATCCGTGATCACGAGGATGATGCTAATGGCGGACGGCACTGCAGCACCAACAAGAATACGAAAGGGACCAATTCGAGTGGATTGCAGCCATCCTACCATCCAAG CTTGCACATGGAAGGGGAGTGTGAGAAGGCCTATAAATCTGTGTTCATAGTGGCACAACATTTTGGAAGACTATATGAAGGTGTGTTATATGAAGTAAAAATTGAACAAGGATCAGGAGCAATTATAAGGGGAGGACCAGGCAGAGCACTCGTGGGTGAAGAAGATCGACCCCCATTGCTTAATCCTGTAAACAAGATCTTTGGTGAGAGCGATATGGTTAAGCCGTACAGTTGTCGTTTGGTGGCTCTGAGGTTCAATGGATTGTCCAAGTTATATATGTTGTTAACTGCTCGCGATGTCCTTAGGCACAGCCTTAGGTCCACCACCACTGCCCCCACGAAACCGGACTTGAAGGGACGTATTTTCGACATAGAGACCAAGTCATTCTATACATTTACGCACCCCAAATCATTTAACCGAAGGTCAACTTTGATGTCTGCGTATAACAAGCTTTATCATCTTGGAATTGCAGATTCTTGGTCCCTAAATAATCCAAGGGTAGCCTTTGAGCGGTATGATCCCTGCAATGACTGTTGGGAGCCCCTGCCATCTGTTCCCTTTGGACTCTATAAGGGCAGAGGAGGGATGGCTGGTTATGCTGTTTGCGGAAATAATATTTTGCTCTCATCGAGTGCCGGCAGGAGTTTCATTGCTTTTAAtgtgaaggaaaagaaatggtATCCTGTCTTAGCTAAGGGGTCTTTTTCTTTCCGCGGGAGGGCTGTGGTTGTAGGCAATACCATCTATTGTTTATTATCCCTCCATCATGGGAAGGTTGCAAAGTTTTCCTTTGATCCTAGTACGTATTCTATAAGCGGAACGCAGCGACTTTTTGGTTTGGAATACAACAAAAAGCATACGTACAACGGATATTTTGAACAGTGCTCAGAGTATATGGTTCATCTAGGGAACTTGGATTTTTGTCTTGTCCAGAGTGGCACTGACAGCAATTGTTGTGGTCGTCAACCCATTTGGATCACCACGTTCCAAATTGTCTCTGAAGGAGGAAAAAGCTCTATCAACACCTTGCATTCAACTGTTTATGATGTGGACCTAAATGGCGCGCACAAATTCTTAATTGGTTTCAGCTTCACTCC AGATTGCAAGGATAAAGAACCCAAAGGAGAAGAAACTAAGGTGAAACTAATACATG GGGTTTCACAGGGACCACTGGAAAAGAGATGCAAACGGAAAGGACACTGCAAGCTCGGGATCAAGCGTGGGATCGGATGCAATGATTGGGCCATCTCGAAGCATAAAAACGAGTTTCGTGTTACTGAAAATGTTAGGAAAGAAATCCCTTAA